TTTATTGGGTCAATCAATTATTTCGTGGTCATTTGATTTCTACGGAAGTTTGTGCCCTATGATTGGATATTGGAACAAAATGTGGCATGTGATTGGATATTGATACAAGATGTTGATAGATGCTCATTGCTTGCTTGCTTGCCTGTCTGTCTGTTGCACTTGCACCCAAAGATGCTCTTCATTTGGCCTAATCATAAAACTGCATTTGTAGGACAgatattattttttatttgatcTTGATTTTGCAGATGTAGTTTTGCTATTTTTGAATATATTTGGAATCACCACCCTCATCTGAATCTTCGGCAGGGGCTGCGGGTCAGCCCTGCCCAAACCAATGAGTGTCTTATCATGGAACTGCCGAAGGCTTGGGAACCCTTGGACAGTTCGAGAGCTTCGCAAAGTTGTGAAGCAAGAAGGTCCCGCCCTTCTGTTTGTCATGGAAACAAAAATTAAGGGCAAGCGTGTGGAGGATCTAAAATTCAGCTTAGGTTTTTCTGGTTGTTTTGCTGTCGATAGCGACGGGCTTAGTGGAGGTATCGGTCTTTTCTGGTCAAGAGACACTGATGTTTCGGCACAAAATTATAGTCGATCACATATCGATGCAAAAGTCAAGAAAGATAATAAAAGTTGGTGTTTTACGGGTTTTTACGGAGAACCTCGTGTGGAAAACAGACATCATAGTTGGCGGTTCTTGCGTACGTTATTTGCTGTACACCATGAAGCATGGATTTGCATGGGCGATTTCAATGAGACTCTTCATGGAGACGAGCATTTTGGAGCCAATGCTAGACCGGAGAGCCAAATGCGTGCGTTCCGGGAAGCAGCGGCGGATTGTGCACTCCAGGATGTGGGGTGGCGTGGGGTCCCTTTTACATGGGACAACAAGCAGCAAGGGGAGATGAACGTGAAGGCAAGATTAGACCGAGCAATGGTCAACTCCAGCTTCCTTGCTCTGTTTGAGTACACAAGCGTTAAGCACATAAGTAGTGTTGAATCGGACCACTTCTTTGTGCTGGCGGAGTTGAGAACAAATATGGAGACCGGCTGGACACGGGGCCGTCGTTCTTTTCGCTATGAAAATGTATGGCAGTGCCATGCTGACTACGATGAGAAGGTGCGAACGATGTGGCGAACGGGAGCCGGGCAGGGCGGTCTCCAAGGCATCATGGACGCCCTTGCTGAGGTTCAGACTCAGCTGGGTGCTTGGGGTAACCGTGAGTTTGGCAACATGCAGAAAAAGGTGCGCCGACTCCAAGTCCGTCTTGACAGATTGCGAAGCGTTTCGATGGGTCGTGGCCCGACGGAGGAGGAAAATAATGTTGCCAAACAGCTGCGAGAAGCATTGCGCCAGGAGGAAATTTGGCTAAAGCAGCGATCTCGTGTGTCTTGGTTACGCGAAGGAGACCGGAATACGGGATACTTCCAAGCCCAGGCAGCACAACGTAAGCGTACCAACCGAATTACCTCACTGGAAAGGGCGGATGGCCAGCAGTGCACCGATCCAGTGGAGGTTAAAACAGAAATAATAGATTTCTACAAGGCACTTTACCAGTCTCAGGGTTATGCGCCTATGGAGGAACTGCTGCAATGCGTCCAACCACGAGTGTCGGAGGCCATGAATCACAGTCTTGAGAAGGAATTTTCGGCATCCGAGGTCAGGGACGCTCTTTTTGAAATGGCCCCGTCAAAGGCTCCAGGAGTCGACGGATTTACGGCCGGTTTTTACCAATGACATTGGGATGTCGTCGGGGAAGATGTAACAAAGGCAATTCTGGGATTTCTCAACGGTGGTGAGCTACCTCTTAGACTTAATGATACGGCTATCACTTTGATCCCGAAAGTCCGAAATCCGCAGAAAATTTCCCAATATAGGCCAATTTCTCTGTGCCCGGTTTTATATAAAATAGCAGTAAAGGTGTTGGCTAACAGGGTTCGGCTCATACTCGATGAGGTCATCGGAGAGGAGCAGAGCGCATTCGTACCGGGTCGATTGATCACGGATAACGTTTTGGTTGCTTATGAATGTGTTCATACCATCCGCCGAAGGAGGAGAGGAACGAATGTAAGTTGTGCGGTGAAACTGGACATGCTTAAAGCATATGACAGAGTGGAGTGGCACTATCTCGAAGCAATGATGGTCAAGCTGGGTTTTGGCGATCGTTTTACCAGCCTCATAATGAAATGTGTCACATCAGTTCGGTTCACAATCAAGGTAAATGGTGAGCTCCTGCCCTTTTTTGACCCAACGAGGGGTCTCAGGCAGGGCTGCCCTATGTCCCCATACCTCTTTCTTATATGTGCACAGGGCCTTACTTCCCTTCTCAACAATCACGGGGCTGCATATATCGATCGAGGAGTTCGGGTGAGTGTTCATGCACCATGGGTAAATCACCCATTGTTCGCTGATGACAGTCTAATTTTTATGAGTGCAAATACCCAAAGTGCAGAAAGACTCAATGAAATTCTCCGGATCTACACCGAGTGCCCAGGCCAGGCTGTGAACCGGGAGAAGAGTTCAATTTTTTTAGTGCAAACTCAAGTCAGCCTATCCGAGAAGCCCTCAAGGCCTCTCTTGGAATCTCAGTGGAGGCATTCTCGGAATGATACTTGGGTTTACCGACTGCCATTGGGCGTATCACTAGCGGCACTTTCAGCCATATTGGTGATCGTGTGCGTAACAAGATTGGCAGCTGGTCAGAAAGGAATCTCGCATGTGCAGGGAGGGAAGTTCTACTCAAATCAATCGCTCAGGCGATACCGACCTACAGCATGAGTTGCTTTCAATTGACGAAGAAAGTTTGTAAGAGTGTTACATCCCCTATGGCCAAATATTTGTGGGGAAGCTCTCTTGACAAAAGATCGCTGCATTGGATATCATGGGATAAGTTGACAGTGCCAAAGGTCAAGGGGGGAATGGGCTTTCGGGATCCCGAAGTATTCAACCTGGCCATGTTAGGCAAACAAGGTTGGCGACTGCTAACAAATCCCAATTCGTTGTGTGCCCGGGTGCTCAAAGGAAGATACTACCCACACACGGATTTTCTCCATGCCACGGTACCGGCCCGAGCTTCGGCGACATGGAAAGCAATAGTGGCGGGACGGAAGGCATTGGAGGTTGGTCTAATCCACCGGGTTGGGGACGGCTCCACAATCTCTATCTGGACAGACCCGTGGATACCGAATACACTATCGCGGAAACCAATAGGTCGCCTTGGCGTTACACCATTGACTAGAGTTTCTGAGTTGATTCATGATTATACTGGTAATTGGGATGAGGAACTAATACACCAAAATTTTCTACATCCTGACACAGAGGCAATCTTGAATATTCCCCTCAATTCTGTGGGAGGGGAAGACATCTTGGCATGGGACTTGGAAAAGTCAGGAAACTACTTTGTAAAGTCAGCGTATCGATCTCTTATGACTCGCAACGAGCCTAGCTCCATAGAGGAAGGGACGATCATGGAATCTTTATCGGCAAACAGAGAGATGTGGACTGCACTTTGGAAAATCCATGTGCTACCGAAGGTTAGAGTGTTCTGGTGGCGAGTTCTCAGAGGCATCTTGCCGGACTCAGTGACCTTGCAGTACAGGCATATCAAAACCAGCGGCCGGTGTGACATTTGTATGGCCATGGATGAGAATCTGCTGCATGCGCTTGTTTCTTGCACTCATGCAAGGAAATTTTGGGCAGCAGCCAACGAACGCTTCGGCTTCCGGCTACCACAGCTGCACCACGATACTTGGGCTCGTGACATTCTGTTGGACAGCTTGTTCTCTGATGACACACGATGCAAAATCATCTCCATCATGCACTCTATTTGGACTTCAAGGAATAACTGGACTCATGGTCGAGACGGGTATGACCCGGCCACGGCGCTGAAACGGGTGCATGAAGCTCTCTCCATCATCGACATTCCGGGACGGCGGACCAGGACTGCAAGCCAGGGTTGGCGTCCTCCGGAGGCGGGATGGATCGCTATAAACACTGATGGATCAGTGTATGCAGATACGActaggggaggggagggggggggggtggctcGCTCTCACCTCTCTTTCCTAGGAGCATGGTGTAAGCCTTTGCCGGGCGCTTCGGACCCTTTCATCGCCGAGCTACTGGCCTTTCGGGAGGGGGTCATCTTCGCCCAACTCCGAGGTTTCTCACATGTGATCATGGAGGTGGACTGCTCACAGTTGGTCGACCTCTGGAACTCGCGAGGTAACTCTAGATCGGTTGCTTCGCCCATCTTTAGAGAGTTAGCGGACTACATCGTTACTTTTACTTCTTTTTCGGTTCGACAAGTTGGTAGGGAACAAAATGTGCCGGCCCATCTTTGTGCTCAGCGTGCCTGTACACTTGATGGGACGGAATGCTGGCTAGAGAGCAGCCCGGATTTTATCCGACCCAGCCTACGGGCAGATTGTAACCGACTACTGTTATTTTGAATAAAGTCCGAACTTCGATGCAAAAAAAAGAATATATTTGGAAGCAACCATTGACTTTTATTTGGATTCCTAACAAATTTGCTTCTTAACAAAAACGACTAGCAAACTCTGTAAAAAAAAAACAAATGCATTCTGCAggtaaaacaaaacaaaatggtACACCCCATATTTTTCGCCAAGTTTTGCATGTGTTACATCATGATAATTTTTTTTGATTTTATTAAAAAACATCATAGTTtacaaaaaaaaatcatattttttaaATTGGGCGAAGAAGACATAAATTTCGCATGCAACCTGGAATAGcctttttttttctattttccGGGCCCAGCTCTACTTGCGGCCCGGCCCACTCTCCAGCTCAGTCTCATCCACTTCCCTCCCCCGCCACCAGCACCGCCTGCTCGCCGGCTCTCGGAATCCCCGCCGGCCAGCTCCCATGGCAGCGGCGGCGTCCACGGCGACGCTCTCCGGCTGCGCTCGTGCACCCCCAAGCACCTTAATTTCCAGCCCCAGCTCTACCCGCCTGGCCCCATTCGCGTCACGCTCCCGGCCCCGCCGGcttcgcgccgccgccgccgccgccaccctccgCGAGGTCTGCTCCGGCCGCGTCCCCGACCACGTCCTCCAGAGGTAACCGGCCCGCTGAAACCCCACCCCATCCCACAGCTCCCATTCCTCCTCCCCCTTGCTGCATTCGGTACAAATTTCTCACTGAAAGTTCAGTATTTTGCAGGGCTGAGGACGTCGGGTACATCTCACCCACCGAGGTGCAGGAGCAGTCCCTGCCGGTGCTCCTCTCCGGCCAGGACTGCATCCTCCACGCCCAGGTgcgcgccggccgccgccccgtcgaTTTCTTTGTACACCTCTACTGCAGAATGACAGTGTGATTATCAATTTACAACTGTGGGGTTGGGTGTAGACAGGTTCAGGGAAGACGCTGGCGTACCTCCTGGCGGTCTTCTCGGCGATAGACGTTGGCCGGTCCTCGGTGCAGGCGCTGGTCatcgtgccgacgcgggagctcGGCATCCAGGTGAGGTTGTTGTAGCTGATGTTTTGCTCTGCCGCGCCGGCCTCGCGTGTGCCCGGTGGGAGGTCTGACTGGCCTGTTGCTGTTTGTATGTAAAGGTCACCAAAGTCGCCAGGCTTCTCGCGGCCAAGACTTGCAACGTCATGGCTTTGCTTGACGGCGGGATGCTCACGAGACAAAAGAGCTGGTTAAAGGCAAGTGATCAATCGTCCCTTGGTGGATTTCTGTGTCTATGCCGATGCGTGCCTAGTTGCAGGAACATTTTTGGATCTAGTCTCATGTCGATAGGGTTTAAGATCCTTCCATGTTTATATGATTATATTTCATACAAACATTGGTCTGTTGTAGTGTTATACTATAATGTAGTCTGCATTTCTTTTATCTGTTGTGCTGTCTCCCTGCTAACAACGTCGGCCTGTTTTCAGGCAGAGCCCCCTGCAATAATTGTAGCAACTGTTGCAAGCTTGTGCCAGATGGTTGAGAAGCGCGCTTTCAGTCTTGGATCGATCAAAATATTAGTTATCGATGAGGTGGCCACTCCGTTCTTCAGCCCCAAACCAAATTACCTATGCAGTGTCTACATATCTTCTATGATGCCATGCTTATTCGTTTGGAAACAGATTAGCTAATGTAAAAAAAACTTCGTTGTTTTGTCAGGTTGATTTCATTTTTGGATCATCAAAGCAAGTGAACTCCCTTCGCAAGATACTAAATTCTTACACAGCAGCATCCAGCCGTCAGACCATCTTTGCTAGCGCATCGATACCTCAGCACAATCGCTTTGTGCATGACTGCGTACAACATAAATGGACTAAGGTTGATTCTAGCATTCATTCTCCGGTTGTGGACTATCGTGATTGTTTGTCTACACGCCTTGAATATGCATTCTAATTACTGCCTGAATGTCTGTGCCTTTTGAACTTCAGATGGATACAGATATTAGTTTTCACATGTGTGTCTCCT
The Aegilops tauschii subsp. strangulata cultivar AL8/78 chromosome 3, Aet v6.0, whole genome shotgun sequence genome window above contains:
- the LOC109766867 gene encoding DEAD-box ATP-dependent RNA helicase 58, chloroplastic codes for the protein MAAAASTATLSGCARAPPSTLISSPSSTRLAPFASRSRPRRLRAAAAAATLREVCSGRVPDHVLQRAEDVGYISPTEVQEQSLPVLLSGQDCILHAQTGSGKTLAYLLAVFSAIDVGRSSVQALVIVPTRELGIQVTKVARLLAAKTCNVMALLDGGMLTRQKSWLKAKPPAIIVATVASLCQMVEKRAFSLGSIKILVIDEVDFIFGSSKQVNSLRKILNSYTAASSRQTIFASASIPQHNRFVHDCVQHKWTKSDVVHVHVNPVQPMPSHLHHTYVICSKKERLHVLLSLLERDAPKSVIIFVAQQSEKSKRAGNPPSSTLVVEFLRAEYKGTLEVLVLEEDMNFNARATSFTEVKGKGFLLVSTDIASRGFDLPQTSHIYNFDLPKTATDYLHRAGRTGREPFSKSECSVTTLITEEEHFVLQRFQNELKFHSQQLPLESMFTFNL